The following proteins are encoded in a genomic region of Nitrospira sp.:
- the hisZ gene encoding ATP phosphoribosyltransferase regulatory subunit — MATILPAAAKQVRALESKLLGRLTRRGYDEIILPTFEYLDVLTPGLEPELIEKCYKFADRTTGRILLLRPDATAQIARTVAMGMMGTQLPLRVSYRTSVFRYEPEHAGRDREIFQVGAEYIGADDAAADSEMLILMIECLKQVGLRSFKISLGHVGFFKGLLVRAGLSPSGQKRAEQAAARKDLPRLQEILAGEQVAARYASSILEAPELCGQAEVLDRGRVLAKGDKSATQALIRLATVYQLLCQAGHQDVLILDLGEFRGFDYYDGVVFDVFAEGVGVELGGGGRYDHLIGRFGRNIPSTGFALNVDRLFRGLQAQSSVSVAGADASKQTRKGSKRTS, encoded by the coding sequence ATGGCGACCATTCTGCCTGCCGCGGCGAAACAAGTCCGAGCGCTCGAGTCCAAACTGCTGGGACGTCTGACGCGTCGGGGTTACGACGAAATCATTCTGCCGACATTTGAATATCTCGATGTGCTCACGCCCGGATTGGAGCCTGAGCTGATTGAGAAATGCTACAAGTTTGCCGATCGCACCACCGGCCGTATTCTGCTCTTGCGACCGGACGCGACTGCTCAGATCGCACGAACCGTGGCAATGGGCATGATGGGCACTCAGTTGCCGTTACGCGTGTCCTATCGCACCTCCGTGTTTCGCTATGAGCCGGAGCATGCCGGGCGCGACCGGGAAATTTTTCAAGTCGGCGCAGAGTATATCGGGGCGGATGATGCTGCTGCCGACAGCGAGATGCTCATCCTGATGATCGAGTGCTTGAAGCAGGTCGGCCTCCGCTCCTTTAAGATCTCACTCGGGCATGTCGGGTTTTTTAAGGGGCTGCTGGTCAGGGCAGGGCTATCTCCAAGCGGACAGAAACGAGCGGAACAGGCTGCGGCTCGCAAAGATCTTCCTCGTCTGCAAGAAATTCTTGCCGGTGAACAGGTGGCAGCGCGGTATGCCAGCTCCATTTTAGAGGCACCCGAGCTGTGCGGGCAGGCCGAGGTGTTGGACCGAGGTCGAGTGCTTGCCAAAGGCGACAAGTCTGCCACTCAGGCGCTTATTCGGTTGGCGACGGTCTATCAGCTCTTGTGTCAAGCGGGGCATCAAGACGTCCTCATTCTTGATTTGGGTGAGTTCCGCGGGTTTGATTACTATGATGGTGTGGTGTTTGACGTCTTTGCTGAAGGGGTCGGGGTTGAATTGGGAGGTGGGGGACGCTATGACCATCTCATCGGCCGCTTCGGGAGGAATATTCCATCCACGGGTTTTGCGTTAAACGTTGATCGTCTGTTTCGTGGGTTGCAAGCGCAGTCATCCGTAAGCGTAGCAGGGGCGGATGCGTCCAAACAGACCCGAAAGGGATCGAAGAGGACGTCATGA
- the serA gene encoding phosphoglycerate dehydrogenase — MKILISDSLSKQGVELLEKAGFTVVVKSKMPKEELFKEIQDADGLIVRSGTKVTDELIAAAPKLKIVGRAGSGLDNVDTPAATKRGIVVMNTPGGNTVTTAEHTMSMICAMSRRIPQATASVKAGKWEKDKFMGVELYNKVLGIVGVGQIGSHLTKMAQGIGMRVIAYDPYLAADRAEKMGVTMMALPDLFKSADIISVHTPLTPETKGIINAQAIATMKPGVMIVNCARGGIINEVDLVEALKSKKVAAAAFDVFEEEPVKADNPLLALDNFICTPHIGAQTTEAQENVAVGIAEQVVDYFTKGVARGAVNIPSIAPELLPRLQPYLTLVEKMGSLLSQLCQGGIERVTVEYSGEVATLSIAPLTIGVLKGLLTPIMENPVNYVNAPVVAKERGIEVKEIKSTDAGDFTSLIRVKVEAGKATHQVAGTLYHKKDARVVEIDSFKVEVVPEGHMLFIHNVDRPGVIGMVGHVLGENNINIVRMQCALEKRGGNALLIIASDTVFPASALDKIKSSSNILSVKVANLS; from the coding sequence ATGAAAATCCTGATCAGCGACAGTTTATCGAAGCAGGGCGTCGAACTCCTTGAAAAGGCTGGTTTCACCGTGGTGGTGAAATCGAAAATGCCGAAAGAGGAATTGTTTAAAGAGATTCAGGACGCGGATGGGTTGATCGTGCGCTCCGGCACCAAGGTCACCGATGAGCTGATCGCGGCAGCGCCGAAGTTGAAGATCGTTGGGCGTGCGGGCTCCGGTCTCGACAACGTCGATACGCCGGCGGCCACGAAGCGCGGGATTGTCGTCATGAATACGCCGGGCGGCAATACCGTTACGACCGCCGAGCACACGATGTCCATGATCTGCGCGATGAGCCGACGGATTCCACAAGCCACCGCGTCCGTGAAGGCCGGCAAGTGGGAAAAAGACAAGTTCATGGGGGTCGAGCTCTACAATAAGGTGCTCGGCATCGTTGGCGTCGGACAAATCGGCAGCCACTTGACGAAAATGGCACAAGGAATCGGTATGCGAGTGATCGCATACGATCCCTATTTGGCTGCGGATCGAGCGGAGAAAATGGGCGTGACGATGATGGCGTTGCCTGATTTGTTCAAGAGCGCCGATATTATCTCGGTCCATACGCCGCTCACGCCTGAAACGAAGGGCATCATCAACGCGCAGGCCATTGCCACCATGAAACCCGGTGTGATGATCGTGAACTGCGCCCGCGGTGGCATCATCAACGAAGTCGACCTCGTCGAGGCATTGAAGAGCAAGAAGGTGGCGGCTGCGGCGTTTGACGTGTTTGAAGAGGAGCCGGTCAAGGCCGACAATCCTCTCTTAGCCTTAGATAATTTTATCTGCACGCCGCATATCGGCGCCCAGACGACGGAAGCTCAGGAAAACGTCGCAGTCGGGATCGCCGAGCAGGTGGTCGACTACTTTACGAAGGGTGTGGCCAGGGGGGCGGTGAACATTCCGTCCATTGCACCGGAGCTGTTGCCGCGGTTGCAGCCCTATCTCACGCTCGTGGAAAAAATGGGATCCCTGCTGTCTCAATTGTGCCAAGGCGGAATTGAACGGGTTACAGTGGAATATAGCGGGGAAGTCGCGACACTCTCGATCGCGCCGCTGACAATCGGCGTGTTGAAAGGCTTGCTGACGCCGATCATGGAAAACCCGGTGAACTACGTCAATGCTCCGGTCGTGGCAAAAGAGCGGGGCATCGAAGTGAAAGAGATCAAGAGTACGGACGCCGGCGACTTTACCAGCCTGATCCGCGTCAAGGTTGAGGCGGGAAAGGCCACGCACCAGGTTGCGGGCACGCTTTATCATAAGAAGGACGCCCGGGTCGTCGAGATCGACAGCTTTAAGGTTGAAGTGGTTCCTGAGGGGCACATGCTGTTCATTCACAATGTCGATCGGCCCGGGGTGATCGGGATGGTGGGACATGTACTCGGCGAGAACAATATCAATATCGTCCGCATGCAGTGCGCGCTCGAAAAGCGCGGCGGAAACGCCTTGTTGATCATTGCTTCGGATACCGTGTTCCCGGCGAGCGCGCTGGACAAGATCAAATCCAGTTCCAATATTCTGTCGGTCAAAGTAGCAAATCTCTCCTAA
- a CDS encoding alanine--glyoxylate aminotransferase family protein: MLKRYLLAPGPTPVPPEVLLAMARPMIHHRAPEFDPIFAEVREGLKWLFQTRNDVLMLASSGTGGMEGSISNFLSPGDKALCINGGKFGERWGKICKAFGVQVTEIKVEWGDAVDPKVVADALKADPSIKAVYVQASETSTGVSHDVKALGEIVKGYENTILVVDAITALGVFDIKTDAWGLDVVITGSQKALMLPPGMAFVSVSDKAWAFAEKAKNASFYFNFKKERENQAKNQTLFTPTVSLIIGLQEVFRIMKAEGLEKMFARQGQLAHAMREGMKAAGLAIFPKNSPSDALTTVCAPEGVDGQAIYKNLRVQYGITAAGGQDQLKGKVFRLSHMGYADRFDVITAVAATEMVLKGLGHSVKLGSGVGKAQEILMAK; encoded by the coding sequence ATGTTGAAGCGGTATTTGTTGGCTCCGGGCCCTACGCCTGTACCCCCAGAAGTGTTGTTGGCGATGGCCCGTCCGATGATTCATCATCGGGCTCCTGAGTTCGATCCGATCTTCGCGGAAGTTCGTGAGGGGCTCAAGTGGCTGTTTCAGACTCGAAATGACGTCCTGATGTTGGCTTCCTCCGGTACCGGGGGGATGGAAGGGTCGATCTCCAATTTTCTGTCTCCCGGCGACAAGGCACTGTGTATCAATGGCGGGAAGTTTGGCGAGCGGTGGGGAAAGATTTGCAAAGCATTTGGAGTGCAGGTCACGGAAATCAAGGTCGAGTGGGGCGATGCGGTCGATCCGAAAGTGGTCGCCGATGCGTTGAAGGCCGATCCCTCAATTAAGGCGGTCTATGTCCAGGCCAGTGAAACGTCGACCGGAGTGTCGCACGACGTGAAGGCGTTGGGCGAGATTGTCAAAGGGTACGAGAATACGATTTTGGTTGTCGACGCGATTACCGCGTTGGGCGTATTCGACATCAAGACGGATGCATGGGGATTGGATGTGGTCATTACCGGTTCGCAGAAGGCCCTTATGCTTCCGCCGGGAATGGCGTTTGTGAGTGTCAGCGACAAGGCCTGGGCATTTGCGGAAAAAGCCAAGAATGCGTCGTTCTATTTCAACTTCAAGAAAGAACGTGAGAATCAGGCCAAGAATCAGACGTTGTTTACTCCGACAGTGTCTTTGATCATCGGTCTTCAGGAAGTGTTCAGAATCATGAAGGCCGAAGGGCTCGAAAAGATGTTTGCCCGGCAGGGGCAGTTGGCCCACGCCATGCGTGAAGGGATGAAGGCTGCAGGCTTGGCGATATTCCCAAAGAATTCACCTAGCGATGCGCTGACGACGGTGTGTGCTCCGGAGGGAGTGGACGGGCAGGCCATCTATAAGAATCTCCGTGTTCAATACGGCATTACCGCAGCCGGCGGGCAGGACCAGTTGAAGGGCAAAGTGTTTCGTCTCTCTCATATGGGCTATGCCGATCGATTTGACGTGATTACGGCCGTGGCTGCGACAGAGATGGTCCTGAAGGGGCTTGGCCATTCTGTGAAGTTGGGCAGCGGAGTGGGTAAAGCGCAAGAAATTTTGATGGCGAAATAG
- a CDS encoding transglycosylase SLT domain-containing protein — MPFFALCILTIGTFLVPVEDSFAEAPSPDVAADVNTPEEDDEPDANLVPLEPELTTLPPELTEPAQDSGTAIGAASQDPSNSMVPFPSPIQSANGGTVYNIPIVMDPTVQSHIRFFNTSIRSRFEQWLIRLSRYQPLVEKIFSEFNIPSDLVYLSLVESGFNPYAFSRAKATGPWQFMKGTGKVYGLRIDNYVDERRDPIKSTVAAARYLRDLYDLFGAWPLAMAAYNAGEGKVMRALHKVQGETFSDISKTKLIRTETKQYVPRIMAATVIARNPDQYGFPQNPVAPHQFEEVVVNRPLHFHAIANTTGIPYEELRLLNPELRRDATPPGESAYHLKVPVGTSTKVVQLLDRVPSYKFPPLPAVKVQRVKADSGRWYRVRGGDTLEKVSKRFRVPMKTLKAKNNLTSPVIKAGEFLIIAR; from the coding sequence ATGCCATTTTTCGCACTCTGCATTCTTACGATCGGAACCTTCTTGGTCCCCGTCGAGGACAGTTTCGCCGAAGCTCCATCGCCGGACGTGGCGGCCGATGTGAATACCCCGGAAGAAGACGACGAACCGGATGCCAACCTGGTTCCTCTCGAACCTGAATTGACCACTCTCCCTCCAGAACTGACCGAACCCGCGCAGGATTCAGGAACGGCCATCGGAGCTGCATCGCAAGATCCGTCAAACTCGATGGTGCCATTCCCAAGCCCCATCCAATCCGCCAATGGCGGGACCGTCTACAATATTCCCATCGTGATGGACCCCACCGTGCAGAGTCACATTCGCTTCTTCAATACGTCGATCCGATCTCGCTTTGAACAATGGCTCATACGACTCAGCCGCTATCAACCGCTGGTTGAAAAGATTTTCTCAGAATTCAATATTCCCAGCGATCTGGTCTATCTGTCCCTAGTCGAAAGCGGCTTCAATCCCTACGCTTTCTCGCGCGCGAAAGCGACCGGACCGTGGCAATTCATGAAAGGCACGGGAAAGGTCTATGGCCTCCGCATCGACAATTACGTGGATGAACGCCGCGACCCGATCAAGTCAACCGTCGCAGCTGCTCGCTACCTCCGCGACCTCTACGACCTCTTCGGAGCCTGGCCTCTCGCCATGGCGGCCTACAATGCCGGTGAAGGCAAGGTCATGCGGGCGCTCCATAAGGTTCAAGGGGAAACCTTCTCTGACATCTCGAAAACTAAATTGATCCGCACCGAAACGAAGCAATACGTACCCCGCATCATGGCCGCCACCGTTATCGCACGGAATCCCGATCAATACGGATTCCCGCAGAATCCTGTTGCGCCCCATCAGTTTGAAGAAGTGGTGGTGAATCGGCCGCTCCATTTCCATGCGATCGCCAACACCACCGGCATCCCGTACGAAGAACTCCGTCTTCTGAACCCGGAACTTCGACGTGACGCCACGCCGCCTGGGGAATCGGCGTACCACCTCAAAGTCCCAGTGGGAACCAGCACGAAAGTGGTCCAGCTTCTGGATCGTGTTCCCTCGTATAAATTTCCTCCGCTCCCGGCAGTCAAAGTGCAACGCGTCAAAGCCGATAGCGGACGATGGTATCGCGTGCGCGGAGGGGACACACTCGAGAAAGTCTCCAAGCGTTTCCGCGTCCCCATGAAAACACTGAAGGCGAAAAACAACCTGACCAGCCCTGTCATCAAGGCCGGGGAGTTTTTGATCATCGCACGCTAA
- a CDS encoding tetratricopeptide repeat protein produces the protein MTYRIKVPPRTLPVDEAHLVSNLEHWLESVRVYRGPLLVGAAILLLASGIVGGVLWYDSQTAHKAQDLEREATLHYFTRPADDPKKADTNLKEAVALYKRIVEEYPRTSTAPLAAFHLGNALVQANELDAAIEAYKRFVLMYGSNASLLGLVQQRLGYAYLLKGDRDQAAKAYSAVLDIPGALNRDHALFELARLEESLSRPEGALAHYQDLMKNYPNSPLANEAAVRLKVLEVKKSPDPAPASPAPAATAPATPKKP, from the coding sequence ATGACCTATCGTATTAAAGTTCCACCACGGACTTTGCCGGTCGACGAGGCGCATCTGGTCAGCAATCTTGAGCATTGGCTGGAGAGTGTGCGCGTCTATCGTGGTCCGTTGCTGGTGGGGGCAGCGATTCTACTGCTCGCATCGGGAATTGTCGGTGGTGTGTTGTGGTACGACAGCCAGACGGCTCATAAAGCCCAAGATCTTGAACGGGAAGCCACGCTTCACTATTTCACACGGCCTGCAGACGACCCCAAAAAGGCGGATACGAATCTCAAGGAAGCGGTGGCGCTCTATAAGAGAATTGTGGAGGAGTATCCCCGGACATCAACGGCCCCGCTTGCGGCGTTCCATCTCGGGAATGCGTTGGTTCAGGCCAATGAGTTGGATGCGGCTATTGAAGCGTATAAGCGATTTGTTCTGATGTACGGATCGAATGCGTCGCTGCTTGGTTTGGTTCAGCAGCGTTTGGGCTATGCGTATCTTTTGAAGGGGGATCGTGATCAGGCAGCCAAGGCTTATTCGGCGGTGCTAGATATTCCCGGTGCGTTGAATCGGGATCATGCACTGTTTGAGCTGGCCCGGCTGGAAGAGAGTCTGTCGCGGCCTGAGGGTGCGCTGGCACATTATCAGGACTTGATGAAAAACTACCCGAATTCCCCGCTGGCCAACGAAGCCGCTGTGCGGCTCAAGGTGCTTGAAGTGAAGAAGTCGCCAGATCCCGCCCCTGCTTCTCCTGCGCCGGCTGCTACAGCACCGGCCACACCTAAGAAACCATAA
- the bioF gene encoding 8-amino-7-oxononanoate synthase: MFQSRLQQLDHQSLTRRLHTLGSATGPTIQLAGRTVILLASNDYLGLATHPEVIHAAIQATTQYGTGAGAARLVCGTLPPHTELEQALAAFKQTPSALVYGSGYLANLGIIPSLITRDGQIFADRLCHASLIDGARLSRADLRVFRHRDLNHLEALLKRTTPGRPVLIVTDGLFSMDGDLAPLPELATLAERFGATLYVDDAHGTGVMGQSGRGTLEHFEVEGRIPFHMGTLGKALGSSGAYLAGPTDMIQYLVNTSRPFMFTTAPPPASAAAACAALTVLQKDPSRRARLWRNRDHLFAGLTRLGFHLTESASPILPILIGHAEKALAFAEQLLAQGVYAPAIRPPTVPDGSSRIRVTITAEHSPEQIEFALSAFERAGQSTQLI; the protein is encoded by the coding sequence ATGTTTCAGAGCCGCCTCCAACAACTGGATCACCAATCACTGACCCGGCGCCTCCATACACTCGGCTCTGCGACCGGACCAACCATTCAGCTCGCGGGGCGCACAGTCATCCTGCTGGCCTCCAACGACTACCTGGGTCTCGCCACCCATCCTGAGGTCATTCACGCCGCCATCCAGGCAACCACACAGTACGGAACAGGTGCCGGAGCAGCCCGATTAGTCTGCGGCACACTCCCTCCTCATACAGAGCTGGAACAGGCTCTTGCCGCCTTTAAACAGACCCCCTCTGCCTTAGTCTATGGATCGGGGTACCTTGCGAATTTGGGCATCATCCCATCGCTCATCACACGAGACGGGCAGATCTTCGCTGATCGCCTCTGTCACGCCAGCCTCATCGATGGTGCGCGCCTCAGTCGCGCTGACCTGCGGGTCTTCAGGCACCGAGATCTGAATCACCTTGAGGCCCTCCTCAAACGGACAACCCCTGGGCGCCCAGTGCTCATCGTGACAGACGGGCTGTTCAGCATGGACGGCGATCTGGCCCCGCTTCCTGAACTGGCAACTCTGGCCGAACGATTCGGTGCGACGCTCTATGTCGATGATGCCCACGGCACCGGAGTGATGGGACAATCCGGCCGCGGCACACTCGAGCATTTCGAAGTTGAGGGCCGGATTCCGTTTCACATGGGCACCCTCGGCAAAGCACTTGGTAGTAGCGGCGCCTATCTCGCCGGCCCTACGGACATGATCCAATACCTGGTGAACACCAGCCGCCCCTTCATGTTTACAACCGCCCCGCCGCCTGCTTCGGCGGCAGCGGCCTGCGCCGCGCTGACCGTACTCCAAAAAGATCCGTCACGCCGCGCTCGGCTGTGGCGCAATCGCGACCATTTATTTGCAGGCCTGACCCGTCTCGGATTTCACCTCACCGAATCCGCCAGCCCTATTCTTCCGATTCTGATCGGTCACGCCGAGAAGGCGCTCGCTTTTGCCGAACAACTGCTGGCTCAAGGAGTCTACGCGCCGGCGATCCGCCCACCGACCGTCCCCGATGGATCCAGCCGTATTCGCGTGACCATCACTGCTGAACATTCTCCCGAACAGATTGAATTCGCGCTGTCCGCCTTTGAACGCGCCGGACAATCCACACAGCTGATCTAG
- a CDS encoding type IV pilus twitching motility protein PilT yields the protein MDISKLLTFSVKEGASDCHISSGEPPMIRIHGDLKKLDHPALTPDETHALIYDMMTDTQRKNFEEHRECDFSFELGDIARFRVNVFVQQRGLGAVFRNIPTEILPLEKLGMPPTLRQLCDKEKGLILVTGPTGSGKSTTLAAMVDYLNNTFEGHIITIEDPIEFVHKSKKCLVNQRELGVHTLSFANALKSALREDPDIVLVGEMRDLDTIQLALTAAETGHLVFGTLHTSSAPKTIDRIIDAFPPAQQAQIRTQLSEALEAVITQTLLKKKSGGRVAALEIMVATTAVRNLIREAKLHQIPGIMQASQKDGMQTMDMALLELATRGVVTKAEAQSRSMNPNLFGSAASLSGAA from the coding sequence ATGGATATTTCCAAACTCCTGACCTTTTCAGTCAAAGAGGGCGCATCCGACTGCCATATCAGTTCGGGCGAGCCCCCTATGATTCGTATTCATGGCGATCTAAAAAAGTTAGATCATCCGGCCCTTACACCGGATGAGACGCATGCGCTGATCTACGACATGATGACGGACACTCAACGAAAAAACTTCGAAGAACATCGGGAATGCGACTTCTCGTTCGAGCTTGGCGATATCGCTCGCTTCCGCGTGAACGTCTTTGTGCAGCAGCGCGGACTCGGGGCGGTCTTCCGAAACATCCCCACGGAAATTCTTCCGCTTGAAAAGCTCGGCATGCCGCCCACCTTGCGGCAGCTGTGCGACAAGGAAAAAGGGCTCATCCTCGTCACCGGCCCCACCGGGTCCGGTAAGTCGACGACGCTCGCCGCCATGGTCGACTATCTGAACAATACCTTCGAAGGCCACATCATCACAATCGAAGACCCCATTGAGTTCGTCCACAAGTCAAAGAAATGTCTTGTGAACCAACGGGAGCTGGGCGTGCACACGCTGTCCTTTGCCAATGCCCTCAAATCCGCACTTCGCGAAGACCCCGATATCGTGCTGGTGGGAGAAATGCGCGATCTGGATACCATTCAGCTCGCACTGACTGCGGCAGAAACCGGGCACTTGGTCTTCGGCACGCTGCACACATCGAGCGCACCCAAAACCATCGACCGTATCATCGACGCCTTCCCACCGGCACAACAGGCACAGATCCGGACGCAGCTGTCAGAAGCCCTGGAAGCCGTCATTACCCAGACGCTGCTCAAGAAAAAGTCGGGAGGACGAGTCGCAGCGCTGGAAATCATGGTCGCAACCACCGCCGTCCGCAATTTGATCCGCGAGGCCAAGCTCCATCAAATCCCCGGCATCATGCAGGCCAGCCAGAAAGACGGCATGCAGACGATGGACATGGCGTTACTCGAACTGGCAACGCGTGGCGTCGTCACGAAAGCCGAAGCGCAATCGCGCAGCATGAATCCGAACCTCTTCGGATCAGCCGCCTCACTCAGCGGCGCCGCGTAA
- a CDS encoding PilT/PilU family type 4a pilus ATPase, translated as MDIRSLLKVMVDQEASDLYLTVDAPPIYRIHGSTQQTDAPPFSNEQLEALALALMRGQQRGEFEEKMEMNLALYYKELGRFRVNIFRQRGNVGLVFRLIKAEIQSVDQLQLPPIIKDIAMTKRGLVLVVGATGSGKSTSLAAMIDHRNSIHQGHIITVEDPIEFVHSHKKSLITQREIGFDTLSFQNALKNTLRQAPDVILIGEVRDTETMEAAITFAETGHLCIATLHSNNANQAIERIMNFFPVERHPQIYLQLSLNLRAIISQRLIPSLDGRRVPALEIMLDTPRVKDLVKKAEIDTLKEAMEQGVDEGCQTFDHVLFQLYKANKISLEQALINADSANNLRLKIKLEGLKGDDAVNALLDKHPSHQQSDAFKIQGSGNVVPLKKR; from the coding sequence ATGGATATCCGCAGCCTCTTAAAAGTAATGGTCGACCAAGAAGCCTCCGACCTCTACCTCACAGTCGACGCGCCCCCGATCTATCGAATCCACGGTTCGACGCAACAGACGGACGCGCCCCCGTTCAGCAACGAACAACTGGAGGCCTTGGCCCTGGCGCTCATGCGCGGTCAGCAACGGGGAGAATTCGAAGAGAAGATGGAGATGAACCTGGCGCTCTACTACAAAGAGCTCGGCCGGTTCCGCGTGAATATTTTCCGACAGAGAGGCAATGTCGGTCTCGTTTTCCGTCTGATTAAAGCAGAGATTCAGTCCGTCGATCAGCTGCAACTCCCGCCGATCATCAAAGACATCGCGATGACGAAGCGCGGGTTGGTGCTGGTCGTCGGCGCCACCGGTTCCGGTAAATCAACCTCGCTCGCGGCCATGATCGACCATCGGAACTCCATTCACCAAGGGCACATCATCACGGTCGAAGACCCGATCGAATTCGTCCACAGCCACAAGAAATCGCTGATCACCCAGCGAGAGATCGGCTTCGACACCCTGAGCTTTCAGAATGCCCTGAAAAATACCCTCCGGCAGGCCCCCGACGTGATTCTCATCGGCGAAGTCCGGGATACCGAAACCATGGAAGCCGCCATTACGTTCGCAGAAACCGGGCACCTCTGCATCGCGACGTTGCACTCGAATAATGCCAACCAGGCCATTGAGCGCATCATGAACTTCTTCCCGGTCGAACGGCATCCGCAAATCTATCTTCAGCTCTCGCTGAACCTGCGCGCCATTATTTCACAACGCCTCATTCCCTCCCTCGATGGGCGGCGTGTGCCGGCGCTCGAAATCATGCTGGATACACCGCGCGTGAAAGACCTCGTCAAGAAAGCGGAAATCGATACGCTCAAAGAAGCGATGGAGCAGGGAGTCGATGAAGGCTGCCAAACCTTCGACCACGTTCTCTTCCAGCTCTACAAAGCTAATAAGATCAGCCTTGAACAGGCCTTGATCAATGCGGACAGCGCCAACAATCTCCGTCTCAAGATCAAGCTGGAAGGGCTCAAAGGCGATGACGCGGTGAATGCCCTGCTGGATAAGCACCCCTCGCACCAGCAAAGCGATGCCTTTAAGATTCAGGGGAGCGGAAACGTAGTGCCTCTCAAGAAGCGCTGA
- a CDS encoding SUMF1/EgtB/PvdO family nonheme iron enzyme translates to MQWGVCCSLVVGMVAALSFAEAADLSSSNGAAPKSVEAVKGKDGAPMFLVPAGPFLMGANEGLPNERPEHTVTIKAFYIDQYEVTSGRYQQFLELGKRGDPVPTDEDSGRSLEDRPVVGVTWTEAAAYCAWAGKRLPSEAEWEKAARGTDGRRYPWGAMQPFVDIANYNRGLWVSEAITLVPVGSGLEGMSVRHGLKEGGKSPYGLAHMAGNAAEWVNDWYDREYYQKSPDADPLGPKSGEKRVIRGGSWADLPTALRVTARFSAEPEFEDRTVGFRCALDAAK, encoded by the coding sequence ATGCAATGGGGAGTTTGTTGCAGCCTGGTAGTTGGAATGGTGGCGGCACTGTCATTCGCTGAGGCGGCTGATCTGTCTTCTTCGAACGGCGCTGCGCCAAAATCTGTAGAAGCCGTCAAAGGCAAAGATGGTGCTCCGATGTTCCTGGTTCCCGCCGGGCCTTTTCTCATGGGCGCCAATGAAGGATTGCCGAATGAACGGCCCGAGCACACGGTGACCATCAAGGCGTTTTACATTGATCAATATGAGGTCACGTCCGGGCGGTATCAGCAATTTCTTGAGCTGGGCAAGCGCGGGGATCCGGTACCCACAGATGAGGATTCGGGGCGTTCTCTCGAGGATCGCCCTGTCGTGGGAGTGACCTGGACGGAAGCCGCCGCTTATTGTGCATGGGCAGGGAAACGATTGCCCTCTGAAGCTGAATGGGAAAAGGCGGCGCGGGGGACGGATGGCCGGCGATATCCTTGGGGGGCGATGCAGCCATTTGTTGATATTGCGAACTACAATCGCGGTCTTTGGGTGAGTGAGGCCATTACCTTGGTGCCGGTCGGCAGCGGACTGGAGGGAATGAGTGTTCGCCATGGATTGAAGGAGGGGGGCAAGAGCCCGTACGGCCTTGCGCACATGGCCGGAAATGCAGCTGAATGGGTGAACGATTGGTACGATCGTGAGTATTATCAGAAGAGCCCTGACGCTGATCCCCTGGGTCCGAAAAGCGGGGAGAAACGGGTCATTCGTGGTGGGTCGTGGGCGGATCTGCCAACGGCATTGCGCGTGACGGCTCGATTTTCAGCGGAGCCGGAGTTTGAAGATCGGACGGTCGGGTTTCGATGTGCCCTGGATGCTGCGAAGTAG
- a CDS encoding MarR family winged helix-turn-helix transcriptional regulator produces MPLIKIDRDELPGRLVTGLSKIGLAMKSRPWRRQGRQGVGPLQVQVLSFLRTQPNRCAMVSVIARELSVKLPTASEVIRTLELKQLVRRRRSDEDNRVVTVHLTAKGMKASQVGTGWPEALAAATQQLSGQEQASLLAILVKMIRALQLQGEIPVARMCVSCEHFSPNAHPNSAASHHCQFIDVPLADQSLRLDCSDYVEAAPLVAKQAWEKFVQAKSA; encoded by the coding sequence ATGCCATTGATTAAGATTGATCGAGACGAGCTACCGGGGCGATTGGTGACGGGTCTATCGAAGATTGGCCTGGCGATGAAGAGCCGGCCATGGCGTCGACAGGGACGGCAGGGGGTTGGGCCACTACAAGTACAGGTCTTGTCCTTCTTGCGAACGCAGCCCAATCGTTGCGCCATGGTGTCGGTCATTGCGAGAGAGCTCTCCGTCAAGCTTCCAACGGCATCGGAGGTCATTCGTACGCTGGAGTTGAAGCAGTTGGTGCGGCGCCGCCGGTCTGATGAGGATAATCGGGTGGTGACGGTGCATTTGACTGCGAAGGGAATGAAGGCCAGTCAGGTGGGAACGGGATGGCCGGAAGCGTTAGCGGCCGCGACGCAGCAGTTGTCGGGGCAGGAGCAGGCCAGTCTTCTTGCCATTCTGGTCAAGATGATTCGAGCGCTGCAATTGCAGGGCGAGATTCCTGTGGCGCGGATGTGCGTGTCGTGTGAGCATTTTAGCCCCAACGCTCATCCAAATAGCGCAGCTTCTCACCATTGCCAGTTCATTGATGTCCCGCTGGCGGATCAATCATTGCGCTTGGATTGTTCGGATTACGTCGAGGCTGCTCCCTTGGTAGCGAAGCAGGCCTGGGAAAAGTTTGTCCAAGCAAAATCTGCGTAG